The Seriola aureovittata isolate HTS-2021-v1 ecotype China chromosome 2, ASM2101889v1, whole genome shotgun sequence genome has a segment encoding these proteins:
- the rereb gene encoding arginine-glutamic acid dipeptide repeats protein isoform X1: MDDLFSPRRSLNSTQGEIRVGPSHQAKLPELQPRPAPGLQTQTESEELMWTPGVNDCDLLMYLRAARSMAAFAGMCDGGSTEDGCLAASRDDTTLNALNMLHASHYDAAKALQRLVKKPLPKLIEKCWSEGDVKHFIKGLRQYGKNFFRIRKDFLPSKKTGELITFYYHWKKTPEAAGTRAYRQQRRQPSSRKAKTRSAAAPVNTPSRNYSVDVSSASEDDLDSEDSEQDIKSCSHCGTTSSKDWHQGGRDNPLLCTSCRTYENKHGCLPQAPKSGGASFMFKPVKEEEEVNSKHGMRTRRSRAPQLSSLRSGHRRLTGSPTSEDQQSSNQPSPSGVTSNSLRSSSTDNKNESTKRTNKKVKEEVTSPKTTKRARESPAQEPEKVTPKRPKTQDPQGSRSEGEAEVEEESSSESRSAQDDGSSDTKDIDQDNRSSSPSIPSPQQGNESDSDSSAQPNGVPSEPVAPAAVLADTPVPQALPSQGPAITPQPPQSTPSADPAQSPPPPSPDPPQPAAGQAPATGGQNSRPQPVSHSLSGPPPLPSSLGQDSLLFPAFQVPPALNSAQPLQSHGPSPQAPQRPPPFFRESQLPQPPLSGPQIKPPPTTPIPPSHKQIPHQSATPFPQMPSNLPPPPALKPLNALPNQHPPGAPPPPLQLMPQPLPVQSLPTQLPVISQVQTHHGKSITSSHPPAAASHSLTSVTSSSIGPVPSLQPSFLPLPLRPSPSNTAGGSHVQIKEEPLDEMEEAESPPSPPRSPSPEPTIVNMASHASQSARFIKHLDRGFNSCARTDFFFTPLSSSKLAKKREEAVERSRREAELSARQEREREKDREREREREADRNTRATSSSHDNRMSEAQMTAQGHGRTSFEQPPATVAAVPPYIGPDTPALRTLSEYARPHVMSPTNRNHPFYVSLSPGDPLLAYHMPGLYSAEPSLRERELRNLRERELRERMKPGFEVKPPDLETLHPSANPMEHFARHGALGLPHIPGPPHPFAPFHPGLNHLERERMALAGPQLRPELNYAERLTAERLHAERMASVATDPAARLQMLNVTPHHHQHSHIHSHLHLHQQDPLGQGSSPHPLVDPLTTGPRLARFPFPGGPIPNPLLSDLPHDHEMLRHPLFGAAYPRELQGPIPQMSAAHQLQAMHAQSAELQRMAMEQQWLHGHHLHGGPLPSQEDYYSRLKKEGDKPS; the protein is encoded by the exons GAGCCTGAACAGCACACAGGGCGAGATACGAGTGGGGCCAAGTCATCAG GCGAAGCTTCCAGAGTTGCAGCCACGGCCTGCTCCTGGTTTACAGactcagacagagagtgaggagCTCATGTGGACGCCAGGGGTCAATGACTGTGATCTGCTCATGTACCTCAGAGCTGCAAG gAGCATGGCAGCTTTTGCAGGGATGTGTGATGGTGGATCCACAGAGGATGGATGTTTAGCAGCCTCCCGTGATGACACCACACTCAACGCTCTCAACATG TTACATGCAAGTCATTATGATGCAGCAAAAGCTCTCCAGCGTCTGGTTAAGAAGCCTCTGCCAAAGCTCATTGAGAAATGCTGGTCGGAGGGTGATGTG aaacatttcatcaaAGGCCTGAGACAGTATGGAAAGAATTTTTTCCGCATCCGGAAAGACTTTCTTCCCAGCAAAAAGACT GGAGAGCTGATCACTTTCTATTACCACTGGAAGAAAACCCCTGAGGCTGCAGGAACAAGAGCTTATCGACAGCAACGCCGGCAGCCGTCCTCTCGCAAGGCAAAGACTCGCTCTGCGGCAGCTCCAGTAAACACACCATCCCGAAATTATTCGG TGGATGTGAGTTCTGCCAGCGAGGACGATCTTGATAGTGAAGACAGTGAACAGGACATCAAGAGTTGCAGCCACTGTGGTACAACAA GTTCCAAAGATTGGCACCAAGGAGGAAGAGATAACCCTTTGCTTTGCACGAGTTGTCGCAcctatgaaaacaaacatggatgtCTGCCGCAAGCTCCAAAATCTGGAGGCGCGTCATTCATGTTTAAACCTgttaaagaggaagaagaagtgaaCAGCAAGCATGGCATGAGGACACGGCGAAGCAGAGCACCT cagctgtcaTCTTTAAGAAGTGGCCACAGGAGGCTCACAGGCTCCCCCACCAGTGAGGATCAGCAGTCCAGTAACCAGCCCTCCCCTAGCGGAGTGACTTCTAACTCTCTCAGATCGTCTTCCACTGACAATAAGAATGAATCCACTAAGAGGACAAATAAG AAGGTAAAAGAGGAAGTAACGTCACCAAAGACAACAAAACGTGCACGGGAGAGTCCTGCTCAGGAGCCTGAAAAAGTTACACCTAAAAGGCCGAAGACACAG GATCCACAGGGCTCCCGGTCAGAGGGAGAGGCCGAGGTAGAAGAGGAAAGCTCTTCAGAAAGCCGCAGCGCTCAGGATGATGGCAGCAGTGACACCAAAGACATTGATCAGGACAACCGCAGCTCTTCTCCCAGCATTCCCAGCCCTCAGCAGGGCAACGAGAGCGACTCTGACTCGTCTGCCCAGCCGAACGGTGTCCCATCAGAGCCCGTTGCCCCTGCTGCTGTGTTGGCTGACACACCGGTCCCGCAGGCCCTCCCCTCTCAGGGTCCCGCCATTACTCCTCAGCCACCGCAAAGCACGCCCTCTGCTGATCCCGCTCAgagcccccctcctccttctccagaCCCCcctcagccagcagctggtcagGCACCTGCCACAGGGGGTCAAAACAGCCGACCACAACCCGTCTCACACTCTCTTTCTGGTCCACCTCCTCTACCATCATCACTGGGTCAGGactctcttctttttccagCATTTCAGGTCCCACCTGCTCTCAACTCTGCGCAGCCTCTGCAGTCACATGGTCCATCGCCTCAGGCCCCCCAGCGACCCCCACCCTTCTTTAGGGAGTCGCAGCTCCCTCAGCCTCCTCTGTCTGGCCCACAAATCAAGCCTCCTCCCACCACCCCAATTCCAccttcacacaaacagataccACACCAGTCTGCTACACCTTTCCCCCAAATGCCCTCCAATCTCCCCCCTCCACCTGCTCTAAAGCCCCTCAATGCTTTGCCCAACCAGCATCCTCCAGGTGCTCCACCTCCCCCTCTTCAGCTCATGCCACAGCCTTTGCCAGTGCAGTCACTTCCAACCCAACTTCCAGTGATCTCTCAGGTGCAGACCCACCATGGAAAAAGCATCACTTCTTCTCACCCacctgctgcagcctcacactctctcacatcCGTAACATCGTCTTCTATTGGCCCTGTCCCAAGCCTCCAGCCATCCttcctgcctcttcctctgagACCATCGCCGAGCAACACAGCAGGGGGATCACATGTTCAGATTAAAGAAGAGCCACTGGATGAGATGGAAGAGGCAGAGAGCCCACCGTCTCCACCTAGGAGCCCCTCGCCGGAGCCCACCATCGTTAACATGGCAAGCCACGCCAGCCAGTCTGCACG GTTTATCAAACACTTGGATCGTGGTTTCAACTCCTGTGCTAGAACAGACTTTTTCTTCACTCCACTTTCATCCTCCAAATTGGCCAAGAAAAGGGAGGAAGCAGTGGAGAGGTCTAGGAGAGAGGCTGAACTCAGTGCTCGGCAAGAGCGTGAAagggagaaggacagagagcgagagcgagaaagggaagcagacagaaacact AGAGCCACCAGCTCCTCCCATGACAATCGTATGAGTGAGGCCCAGATGACAGCTCAAGGCCACGGGCGCACCTCCTTTGAGCAGCCACCCGCCACTGTAGCTGCTGTGCCCCCGTATATTGGCCCTGATACACCTGCCCTGCGCACCCTGAGCGAATATGCCCGACCACACGTCATGTCCCCCACCAACCGCAACCATCCTTTCTACGTGTCCCTGAGTCCCGGAGACCCCCTGCTGGCCTACCACATGCCTGGCCTGTACAGTGCCGAACCTAGCCTGAGAGAGCGCGAGCTGAGgaacctcagagagagagagctgcggGAGAGGATGAAGCCTGGCTTTGAGGTGAAGCCCCCAGACCTGGAAACCTTACATCCCTCAGCCAACCCCATGGAGCACTTTGCCAGACATGGTGCACTAGGTCTGCCCCACATACCTGGGCCTCCCCACCCTTTCGCACCCTTCCATCCTGGGCTGAACCATCTGGAACGGGAGAGGATGGCGCTGGCAGGACCTCAGCTGCGCCCAGAGCTTAATTACGCCGAGCGACTCACTGCAGAGCGGCTTCACGCGGAGAGGATGGCCTCTGTGGCAACTGACCCTGCTGCCAGGCTGCAGATGCTCAATGTGACGCCGCATCATCACCAGCACTCTCACATTCACTctcacctccacctgcaccAACAGGACCCCCTCGGTCAAG GTTCAAGTCCTCACCCTCTGGTGGACCCCCTGACAACAGGACCACGTTTGGCCCGATTCCCCTTCCCTGGTGGCCCAATCCCCAACCCTTTACTCAGCGATCTCCCTCATGATCATGAGATGCTGCGTCACccattgtttg GAGCTGCATATCCACGAGAGCTGCAGGGCCCGATTCCTCAGATGTCTGCTGCTCACCAGCTCCAAGCCATGCATGCTcagtctgcagagctgcagaggatgGCTATGGAGCAGCAGTGGCTGCATGGGCATCACCTGCATGGAGGCCCTCTACCAAGTCAGGAAGATTACTACAG CCGCTTGAAGAAAGAAGGTGACAAGCCATCTTGA
- the rereb gene encoding arginine-glutamic acid dipeptide repeats protein isoform X2 codes for MDDLFSPRRSLNSTQGEIRVGPSHQAKLPELQPRPAPGLQTQTESEELMWTPGVNDCDLLMYLRAARSMAAFAGMCDGGSTEDGCLAASRDDTTLNALNMLHASHYDAAKALQRLVKKPLPKLIEKCWSEGDVKHFIKGLRQYGKNFFRIRKDFLPSKKTGELITFYYHWKKTPEAAGTRAYRQQRRQPSSRKAKTRSAAAPVNTPSRNYSVDVSSASEDDLDSEDSEQDIKSCSHCGTTSSKDWHQGGRDNPLLCTSCRTYENKHGCLPQAPKSGGASFMFKPVKEEEEVNSKHGMRTRRSRAPLSSLRSGHRRLTGSPTSEDQQSSNQPSPSGVTSNSLRSSSTDNKNESTKRTNKKVKEEVTSPKTTKRARESPAQEPEKVTPKRPKTQDPQGSRSEGEAEVEEESSSESRSAQDDGSSDTKDIDQDNRSSSPSIPSPQQGNESDSDSSAQPNGVPSEPVAPAAVLADTPVPQALPSQGPAITPQPPQSTPSADPAQSPPPPSPDPPQPAAGQAPATGGQNSRPQPVSHSLSGPPPLPSSLGQDSLLFPAFQVPPALNSAQPLQSHGPSPQAPQRPPPFFRESQLPQPPLSGPQIKPPPTTPIPPSHKQIPHQSATPFPQMPSNLPPPPALKPLNALPNQHPPGAPPPPLQLMPQPLPVQSLPTQLPVISQVQTHHGKSITSSHPPAAASHSLTSVTSSSIGPVPSLQPSFLPLPLRPSPSNTAGGSHVQIKEEPLDEMEEAESPPSPPRSPSPEPTIVNMASHASQSARFIKHLDRGFNSCARTDFFFTPLSSSKLAKKREEAVERSRREAELSARQEREREKDREREREREADRNTRATSSSHDNRMSEAQMTAQGHGRTSFEQPPATVAAVPPYIGPDTPALRTLSEYARPHVMSPTNRNHPFYVSLSPGDPLLAYHMPGLYSAEPSLRERELRNLRERELRERMKPGFEVKPPDLETLHPSANPMEHFARHGALGLPHIPGPPHPFAPFHPGLNHLERERMALAGPQLRPELNYAERLTAERLHAERMASVATDPAARLQMLNVTPHHHQHSHIHSHLHLHQQDPLGQGSSPHPLVDPLTTGPRLARFPFPGGPIPNPLLSDLPHDHEMLRHPLFGAAYPRELQGPIPQMSAAHQLQAMHAQSAELQRMAMEQQWLHGHHLHGGPLPSQEDYYSRLKKEGDKPS; via the exons GAGCCTGAACAGCACACAGGGCGAGATACGAGTGGGGCCAAGTCATCAG GCGAAGCTTCCAGAGTTGCAGCCACGGCCTGCTCCTGGTTTACAGactcagacagagagtgaggagCTCATGTGGACGCCAGGGGTCAATGACTGTGATCTGCTCATGTACCTCAGAGCTGCAAG gAGCATGGCAGCTTTTGCAGGGATGTGTGATGGTGGATCCACAGAGGATGGATGTTTAGCAGCCTCCCGTGATGACACCACACTCAACGCTCTCAACATG TTACATGCAAGTCATTATGATGCAGCAAAAGCTCTCCAGCGTCTGGTTAAGAAGCCTCTGCCAAAGCTCATTGAGAAATGCTGGTCGGAGGGTGATGTG aaacatttcatcaaAGGCCTGAGACAGTATGGAAAGAATTTTTTCCGCATCCGGAAAGACTTTCTTCCCAGCAAAAAGACT GGAGAGCTGATCACTTTCTATTACCACTGGAAGAAAACCCCTGAGGCTGCAGGAACAAGAGCTTATCGACAGCAACGCCGGCAGCCGTCCTCTCGCAAGGCAAAGACTCGCTCTGCGGCAGCTCCAGTAAACACACCATCCCGAAATTATTCGG TGGATGTGAGTTCTGCCAGCGAGGACGATCTTGATAGTGAAGACAGTGAACAGGACATCAAGAGTTGCAGCCACTGTGGTACAACAA GTTCCAAAGATTGGCACCAAGGAGGAAGAGATAACCCTTTGCTTTGCACGAGTTGTCGCAcctatgaaaacaaacatggatgtCTGCCGCAAGCTCCAAAATCTGGAGGCGCGTCATTCATGTTTAAACCTgttaaagaggaagaagaagtgaaCAGCAAGCATGGCATGAGGACACGGCGAAGCAGAGCACCT ctgtcaTCTTTAAGAAGTGGCCACAGGAGGCTCACAGGCTCCCCCACCAGTGAGGATCAGCAGTCCAGTAACCAGCCCTCCCCTAGCGGAGTGACTTCTAACTCTCTCAGATCGTCTTCCACTGACAATAAGAATGAATCCACTAAGAGGACAAATAAG AAGGTAAAAGAGGAAGTAACGTCACCAAAGACAACAAAACGTGCACGGGAGAGTCCTGCTCAGGAGCCTGAAAAAGTTACACCTAAAAGGCCGAAGACACAG GATCCACAGGGCTCCCGGTCAGAGGGAGAGGCCGAGGTAGAAGAGGAAAGCTCTTCAGAAAGCCGCAGCGCTCAGGATGATGGCAGCAGTGACACCAAAGACATTGATCAGGACAACCGCAGCTCTTCTCCCAGCATTCCCAGCCCTCAGCAGGGCAACGAGAGCGACTCTGACTCGTCTGCCCAGCCGAACGGTGTCCCATCAGAGCCCGTTGCCCCTGCTGCTGTGTTGGCTGACACACCGGTCCCGCAGGCCCTCCCCTCTCAGGGTCCCGCCATTACTCCTCAGCCACCGCAAAGCACGCCCTCTGCTGATCCCGCTCAgagcccccctcctccttctccagaCCCCcctcagccagcagctggtcagGCACCTGCCACAGGGGGTCAAAACAGCCGACCACAACCCGTCTCACACTCTCTTTCTGGTCCACCTCCTCTACCATCATCACTGGGTCAGGactctcttctttttccagCATTTCAGGTCCCACCTGCTCTCAACTCTGCGCAGCCTCTGCAGTCACATGGTCCATCGCCTCAGGCCCCCCAGCGACCCCCACCCTTCTTTAGGGAGTCGCAGCTCCCTCAGCCTCCTCTGTCTGGCCCACAAATCAAGCCTCCTCCCACCACCCCAATTCCAccttcacacaaacagataccACACCAGTCTGCTACACCTTTCCCCCAAATGCCCTCCAATCTCCCCCCTCCACCTGCTCTAAAGCCCCTCAATGCTTTGCCCAACCAGCATCCTCCAGGTGCTCCACCTCCCCCTCTTCAGCTCATGCCACAGCCTTTGCCAGTGCAGTCACTTCCAACCCAACTTCCAGTGATCTCTCAGGTGCAGACCCACCATGGAAAAAGCATCACTTCTTCTCACCCacctgctgcagcctcacactctctcacatcCGTAACATCGTCTTCTATTGGCCCTGTCCCAAGCCTCCAGCCATCCttcctgcctcttcctctgagACCATCGCCGAGCAACACAGCAGGGGGATCACATGTTCAGATTAAAGAAGAGCCACTGGATGAGATGGAAGAGGCAGAGAGCCCACCGTCTCCACCTAGGAGCCCCTCGCCGGAGCCCACCATCGTTAACATGGCAAGCCACGCCAGCCAGTCTGCACG GTTTATCAAACACTTGGATCGTGGTTTCAACTCCTGTGCTAGAACAGACTTTTTCTTCACTCCACTTTCATCCTCCAAATTGGCCAAGAAAAGGGAGGAAGCAGTGGAGAGGTCTAGGAGAGAGGCTGAACTCAGTGCTCGGCAAGAGCGTGAAagggagaaggacagagagcgagagcgagaaagggaagcagacagaaacact AGAGCCACCAGCTCCTCCCATGACAATCGTATGAGTGAGGCCCAGATGACAGCTCAAGGCCACGGGCGCACCTCCTTTGAGCAGCCACCCGCCACTGTAGCTGCTGTGCCCCCGTATATTGGCCCTGATACACCTGCCCTGCGCACCCTGAGCGAATATGCCCGACCACACGTCATGTCCCCCACCAACCGCAACCATCCTTTCTACGTGTCCCTGAGTCCCGGAGACCCCCTGCTGGCCTACCACATGCCTGGCCTGTACAGTGCCGAACCTAGCCTGAGAGAGCGCGAGCTGAGgaacctcagagagagagagctgcggGAGAGGATGAAGCCTGGCTTTGAGGTGAAGCCCCCAGACCTGGAAACCTTACATCCCTCAGCCAACCCCATGGAGCACTTTGCCAGACATGGTGCACTAGGTCTGCCCCACATACCTGGGCCTCCCCACCCTTTCGCACCCTTCCATCCTGGGCTGAACCATCTGGAACGGGAGAGGATGGCGCTGGCAGGACCTCAGCTGCGCCCAGAGCTTAATTACGCCGAGCGACTCACTGCAGAGCGGCTTCACGCGGAGAGGATGGCCTCTGTGGCAACTGACCCTGCTGCCAGGCTGCAGATGCTCAATGTGACGCCGCATCATCACCAGCACTCTCACATTCACTctcacctccacctgcaccAACAGGACCCCCTCGGTCAAG GTTCAAGTCCTCACCCTCTGGTGGACCCCCTGACAACAGGACCACGTTTGGCCCGATTCCCCTTCCCTGGTGGCCCAATCCCCAACCCTTTACTCAGCGATCTCCCTCATGATCATGAGATGCTGCGTCACccattgtttg GAGCTGCATATCCACGAGAGCTGCAGGGCCCGATTCCTCAGATGTCTGCTGCTCACCAGCTCCAAGCCATGCATGCTcagtctgcagagctgcagaggatgGCTATGGAGCAGCAGTGGCTGCATGGGCATCACCTGCATGGAGGCCCTCTACCAAGTCAGGAAGATTACTACAG CCGCTTGAAGAAAGAAGGTGACAAGCCATCTTGA